Proteins from a genomic interval of Blastopirellula marina:
- a CDS encoding carbon storage regulator, whose protein sequence is MLVLSRKEGEKLRLGEEILITVVKVGADKVRLGIQAPSNLLILRDELELHDQIEAEDEERITLVFTQEINQPVVKPMRIAA, encoded by the coding sequence ATGCTAGTGCTTTCCCGCAAGGAAGGTGAGAAGCTTCGACTTGGCGAAGAGATCTTGATCACCGTGGTTAAAGTCGGTGCTGACAAGGTTCGCCTGGGGATTCAAGCACCTTCGAATTTACTGATTCTGCGCGACGAACTGGAGCTGCACGATCAGATTGAGGCCGAAGACGAAGAACGCATCACGCTGGTTTTCACGCAGGAAATCAACCAGCCGGTTGTCAAACCGATGCGGATCGCGGCCTAA